From one Halothece sp. PCC 7418 genomic stretch:
- a CDS encoding DUF4870 domain-containing protein, which translates to MAEDIDKRKLLSALAHGSIFFSALVVSIGIPIVIILITEDEIAKENAKEALNFQLNLLIYGIIFSILTLVLIGWILLGILGLVNLIMPIIGILQVLTNPYKTYKYPFIFRII; encoded by the coding sequence ATGGCTGAAGATATCGATAAGCGCAAACTTCTCTCTGCACTTGCCCACGGTTCCATCTTTTTTAGTGCTTTAGTGGTTTCTATTGGCATTCCCATTGTTATTATTCTGATTACGGAAGATGAAATTGCGAAAGAAAACGCAAAAGAAGCTCTGAACTTCCAATTGAATCTATTGATTTATGGAATCATTTTTAGTATTTTAACTTTAGTTTTAATTGGCTGGATACTTTTAGGAATTTTAGGTTTAGTTAATTTGATTATGCCTATTATTGGTATTTTGCAAGTATTGACCAATCCTTATAAGACTTATAAATACCCTTTTATTTTCCGAATTATCTAG
- a CDS encoding Uma2 family endonuclease: MKWQEVIEHPSLQDLPFKIELNEYGKIEMSPASNRHGRLCNKISLIFVESGKEGEIYLRCSIDTRKGVKVADVAWSYPTFFAEYGEMTPLPVAPEICVEILSPSDSEREMAEKIDIYLAKGAQEVWLCDDDGNLRFYAPQGRIESSCIFPNFPRNILKN, from the coding sequence ATGAAATGGCAAGAAGTAATTGAACATCCTAGTTTACAAGATTTGCCCTTCAAAATTGAGTTGAATGAATATGGCAAAATTGAAATGAGCCCCGCATCTAATCGTCATGGAAGGCTATGCAATAAGATCAGTTTAATATTCGTTGAGTCTGGGAAAGAGGGAGAGATTTATTTGCGATGTTCAATTGATACCAGAAAAGGGGTAAAAGTTGCAGATGTGGCTTGGAGTTACCCCACTTTTTTTGCAGAATATGGAGAAATGACACCGTTACCAGTTGCACCAGAAATTTGTGTGGAAATTCTTTCTCCCTCTGATTCTGAACGAGAAATGGCAGAAAAAATTGATATTTATTTGGCTAAGGGGGCGCAAGAAGTGTGGCTTTGCGATGATGATGGAAATCTAAGATTTTACGCCCCTCAAGGAAGAATTGAATCATCTTGTATTTTCCCAAATTTCCCAAGAAATATACTCAAAAACTAA